One Mustelus asterias chromosome 29, sMusAst1.hap1.1, whole genome shotgun sequence DNA segment encodes these proteins:
- the fbxl22 gene encoding F-box and leucine-rich protein 22, producing the protein MQITELNQECLLHIFSFLHKEDRKSLSRTCQVLCEVFHQPALWSLLCFSSPSELKKDNFLLSPALRSLAICWHSSRVKVCNIEDWLKSSFQRDICSQHQNLVNSFLVEISNRCPNLQSVILSGCGHLADGFIIQVLQKCSNLQTLKLENCARLTDKTLEAVATYGSNLTTFHVDFCRNITQEGINLVRRKCPSLSFSAERSAEMIPDQPENHSNLGRGTRKRFQW; encoded by the exons ATGCAGATAACGGAACTAAACCAGGAATGTCTGCTTCATATTTTCTCCTTCCTGCACAAGGAGGACAGAAAGAGCCTGTCAAGAACTTGCCAAGTGCTCTGTGAGGTCTTTCATCAGCCAGCTCTGTGGTCTCTGCTGTGTTTCTCTTCTCCGTCAGAGCTCAAGAAGGATAACTTCCTCCTGAGCCCCGCGTTACGCTCGCTGGCGATCTGCtggcactccagcagggtcaaagTCTGTAACATTGAGGACTGGCTGAAGAGCAGCTTCCAGAGGGACATCTGCAGCCAGCATCAAAACCTCGTCAACAGCTTCTTAGTTGAAATAAGTAACAG GTGTCCGAACCTGCAGTCGGTGATACTTTCAGGGTGTGGTCACCTCGCTGATGGCTTCATTATACAAGTCCTCCAGAAATGCAGCAACCTGCAAACACTGAAACTGGAAAACTGTGCCAGGCTGACGGATAAAACGCTGGAGGCCGTGGCTACTTACGGGAGCAACTTAACCACCTTCCACGTGGACTTCTGTCGGAACATCACACAGGAGGGGATTAACCTGGTCCGCAGGAAGTGTCCGTCCCTGTCCTTCAGCGCCGAGCGCAGTGCCGAGATGATTCCCGATCAGCCGGAGAATCACAGCAACCTCGGGCGAGGGACAAGGAAGCGATTTCAGTGGTGA